Proteins encoded together in one Salarchaeum sp. JOR-1 window:
- the rpl4p gene encoding 50S ribosomal protein L4 — MTQATVRGLDGEDAGTLDLPEVFETPYRPDLIKRAVLAAQANRKQSYGADEFAGLRTSAESPGSGRGMAHVPQTNGRAARVPFAVGGRRAHPPKAEKDHSLAVNDKERKAAVRSAIAATTDADTVAERGHAFDDDLDLPLVVSDDFEDLVKTKEVVSFLEAVGAYADVERADDGKTVRAGQGKLRGRKYREPTSVLFVTSSETGPSKAARNLAGVDVATAREVNAEDLAPGTEPGRLTVWTESAVEEVADR, encoded by the coding sequence ATGACACAGGCAACAGTACGCGGCCTGGACGGCGAGGACGCCGGCACGCTCGACCTTCCGGAGGTCTTCGAGACGCCGTACCGGCCGGACCTCATCAAGCGTGCGGTGCTCGCCGCCCAAGCCAACCGAAAGCAGTCGTATGGAGCGGACGAGTTCGCTGGACTGCGAACGTCCGCGGAGTCGCCCGGTAGCGGTCGCGGGATGGCGCACGTCCCCCAGACGAACGGACGCGCCGCCCGCGTCCCGTTCGCGGTCGGTGGGCGACGCGCACACCCGCCGAAGGCGGAGAAAGACCACTCGCTCGCGGTGAACGACAAGGAGCGGAAGGCGGCCGTCCGGAGCGCCATCGCGGCGACCACGGACGCCGACACCGTCGCCGAGCGCGGCCACGCGTTCGACGACGACCTCGACCTCCCGCTCGTCGTCTCCGACGACTTCGAAGACCTCGTGAAGACCAAGGAGGTCGTGAGTTTCCTCGAAGCCGTCGGCGCGTACGCTGACGTCGAACGCGCGGACGACGGGAAGACGGTGCGGGCCGGCCAGGGGAAACTCCGCGGCCGCAAGTACCGCGAACCCACGTCCGTCCTGTTCGTTACGTCCAGCGAGACCGGGCCGTCGAAGGCGGCGCGGAACCTCGCCGGCGTCGACGTCGCGACCGCGCGCGAGGTCAACGCGGAAGACCTCGCGCCCGGCACGGAACCCGGACGGCTGACCGTCTGGACCGAGAGCGCGGTCGAGGAGGTGGCCGACCGATGA
- a CDS encoding 50S ribosomal protein L23, with product MSGIIDYPLVTEKAMNDMDFHNKLQFVVDVDASKPDVREEVEEQYDVTVESVNTQLTMDGTKKAIVQLSEEDDAQDVASRIGVF from the coding sequence ATGAGCGGCATCATCGACTACCCCCTCGTCACGGAGAAGGCGATGAACGACATGGACTTCCACAACAAGCTCCAGTTCGTCGTGGACGTCGACGCCTCCAAGCCCGACGTTCGCGAGGAGGTCGAGGAGCAGTACGACGTCACCGTGGAGTCCGTCAACACGCAGCTGACGATGGACGGAACGAAGAAAGCCATCGTCCAGCTCTCCGAGGAGGACGACGCGCAGGACGTCGCCTCCCGCATCGGGGTGTTCTAA
- a CDS encoding 50S ribosomal protein L2 — MGRRIQGQRRGRGGSTFRAPSHRYKAELSHKKPESDVLSGEVVDVEHDPARSAPVARVEFDDGDQRLVLASEGVGVGDTLEVGVSAAVEPGNTLPIAEIPEGVPVCNVERQPGDGGKFARASGVNADLITHERDAAVVQLPSGEVKRLSPDCRATIGVVAGGGRTEKPFVKAGNKYHKMKSRGTKWPRVRGVAMNAVDHPFGGGGRQHPGRPKSVSRDAPPGRKVGDIASKRTGRGGN, encoded by the coding sequence ATGGGACGAAGAATTCAAGGTCAGCGACGCGGGCGCGGCGGTTCGACCTTCCGCGCGCCGTCGCACCGATACAAGGCCGAACTGTCGCACAAGAAACCCGAGAGCGACGTGCTGTCCGGCGAGGTCGTCGACGTGGAGCACGACCCCGCGCGCAGCGCGCCGGTCGCCCGCGTCGAGTTCGACGACGGCGACCAGCGCCTCGTCCTCGCCAGCGAGGGCGTGGGCGTCGGGGACACCCTCGAAGTCGGTGTCTCCGCGGCCGTCGAACCCGGGAACACGCTCCCGATCGCCGAAATCCCCGAGGGGGTTCCGGTCTGCAACGTCGAGCGTCAGCCCGGCGACGGCGGGAAGTTCGCGCGCGCCAGCGGCGTGAACGCCGACCTCATCACGCACGAGCGCGACGCCGCGGTCGTCCAGCTGCCGAGCGGCGAAGTCAAGCGGCTCTCCCCCGACTGCCGCGCCACAATCGGCGTGGTCGCCGGTGGCGGTCGCACCGAGAAGCCGTTCGTGAAAGCGGGGAACAAGTACCACAAGATGAAATCGCGTGGCACGAAGTGGCCGCGCGTCCGCGGCGTCGCGATGAACGCCGTCGACCACCCGTTCGGTGGCGGTGGCCGCCAGCACCCCGGTCGTCCGAAGTCCGTCTCTCGGGACGCCCCGCCGGGACGGAAGGTCGGAGACATCGCGTCGAAACGCACCGGCCGAGGAGGCAACTAA
- a CDS encoding 30S ribosomal protein S19 codes for MSTEYRTGREGEFTYRGYDLDELQDMSLDEVAELLPARTRRSITRGLTDEQEKVVEKAREKSPEETANNPIRTHLRDLPVLPEFVGLTFSVYDGHEFERVEVEPEMIGHYLGEFQLTRTSVEHGQAGIGATRSSKFVPLK; via the coding sequence ATGAGTACGGAATACCGAACCGGCCGCGAGGGTGAGTTCACCTACCGCGGCTACGACCTCGACGAGCTCCAGGACATGAGCCTGGACGAAGTCGCGGAACTGCTGCCCGCGCGTACGCGGCGAAGTATCACCCGTGGCCTGACCGACGAACAGGAGAAGGTCGTCGAGAAGGCGCGCGAGAAGTCGCCGGAGGAGACCGCGAACAATCCGATTCGCACGCACCTCCGCGACCTCCCCGTCCTCCCGGAGTTCGTCGGCCTGACGTTCTCCGTCTACGACGGACACGAGTTCGAGCGCGTCGAAGTGGAGCCCGAGATGATCGGGCACTACCTCGGCGAGTTCCAGCTCACGCGCACCTCGGTCGAGCACGGGCAGGCGGGTATCGGCGCGACCCGCTCCTCGAAGTTCGTGCCGCTCAAATAA
- a CDS encoding 50S ribosomal protein L22, producing the protein MGINYSVDTDPETTAKAMLREEPISLKHSKAISKAIKGKTASEAEDFLDAVIAEEQSVPFKQHNSGVGHRSDIDGWDAGRYPEKASKAFLRLIGNAKNNADQQGFDADTMVVSHVAPHKVGETQGRKPRAMGRATAWNTPEVDVELVLETADEVSD; encoded by the coding sequence ATGGGTATCAACTACAGCGTCGACACGGATCCGGAAACCACCGCGAAAGCGATGCTCCGCGAGGAGCCGATCAGCCTCAAGCACTCGAAGGCCATCTCGAAGGCTATCAAGGGCAAGACGGCGAGCGAGGCCGAAGACTTCCTCGACGCCGTCATCGCGGAAGAACAGTCCGTGCCGTTCAAGCAGCACAACAGCGGCGTCGGCCACCGAAGCGACATCGACGGCTGGGACGCCGGTCGCTACCCGGAGAAGGCGTCGAAGGCGTTCCTCCGCCTCATCGGGAACGCGAAGAACAACGCCGACCAACAGGGCTTCGACGCGGACACGATGGTCGTCTCCCACGTCGCCCCGCACAAGGTCGGGGAGACGCAGGGCCGCAAACCCCGCGCGATGGGACGTGCGACCGCGTGGAACACGCCCGAGGTCGACGTCGAACTCGTCCTCGAAACAGCAGACGAGGTGAGTGACTAA
- a CDS encoding 30S ribosomal protein S3 has protein sequence MADEVEFIEQGLQRSQIDEFFGEELARAGYGGMELAPTPMGIQIVLKAEKPGMVIGKGGKNIRKITTELEERFDLEDPQIDVQEVDEPDLNAQIVADRLANALERGWYFRKAGHTTIDRIMESGALGAEIVLSGKVTGARSRVEKFNRGYIKHNGEPAEEIVDHGQGVAVMKLGTIGVNVKIIPPNAELPDDFEIAEDADIEDLVVDEEDLEGESVEELLEGEPEDDELGGPEGEAPGEDATEDIPDDVAEEVIDEEEFEAEEGESPTSPPDSEESIEEELDELASDVEADAEDVDAEDFDDLEAGVEEEAEELLEEMDEEEEEGEE, from the coding sequence ATGGCAGACGAAGTCGAATTCATCGAACAGGGCCTTCAGCGCTCCCAGATAGACGAGTTCTTCGGCGAAGAACTCGCGCGCGCTGGCTACGGTGGCATGGAGCTCGCGCCCACTCCGATGGGAATCCAGATCGTCCTCAAGGCCGAGAAGCCCGGGATGGTCATCGGGAAGGGCGGGAAGAACATCCGGAAGATCACGACGGAACTCGAGGAGCGATTCGACCTCGAGGATCCGCAGATCGACGTGCAGGAGGTCGACGAACCCGACCTGAACGCACAGATCGTCGCGGATCGTCTCGCCAACGCGCTCGAACGCGGCTGGTACTTCCGGAAGGCCGGTCACACGACCATCGACCGAATCATGGAGTCCGGCGCGCTCGGCGCCGAGATCGTCCTGAGCGGGAAGGTCACCGGCGCCCGGAGCCGCGTCGAGAAGTTCAACCGCGGCTACATCAAGCACAACGGCGAGCCCGCGGAGGAAATCGTCGACCACGGTCAGGGTGTCGCGGTGATGAAGCTCGGCACCATCGGCGTGAACGTGAAGATCATTCCGCCGAACGCCGAACTCCCCGACGACTTCGAAATCGCGGAGGACGCCGACATCGAAGACCTCGTCGTCGACGAGGAAGACCTCGAGGGCGAGAGCGTCGAGGAACTCCTCGAAGGCGAACCCGAGGACGACGAACTCGGCGGTCCCGAGGGCGAGGCGCCCGGCGAGGACGCCACCGAGGACATCCCCGACGATGTCGCGGAAGAAGTCATCGACGAGGAAGAGTTCGAGGCCGAGGAGGGCGAGAGCCCGACTTCCCCGCCGGACTCCGAGGAGTCCATCGAGGAAGAACTCGACGAACTCGCATCCGACGTCGAAGCCGACGCCGAGGACGTCGACGCCGAGGACTTCGACGACCTCGAAGCCGGCGTCGAGGAGGAAGCCGAAGAACTCCTCGAGGAGATGGACGAGGAAGAAGAGGAGGGTGAGGAATAA
- the rpmC gene encoding 50S ribosomal protein L29 has protein sequence MAILYTEEIRDMTPAEREAELEELETELLNAKAVQAAGGAPENPGRVSELKKTIARIKTIQNEEE, from the coding sequence ATGGCCATCCTCTACACGGAAGAGATCCGTGACATGACGCCCGCGGAGCGCGAGGCCGAACTCGAAGAGCTCGAAACCGAGCTCCTCAACGCGAAGGCCGTGCAGGCTGCGGGTGGCGCGCCGGAGAACCCGGGGCGCGTCAGCGAACTGAAGAAGACGATCGCGCGGATCAAAACGATCCAGAACGAAGAGGAATAG
- a CDS encoding ribonuclease P protein component 1: protein MLTPETLPRHELVGLHAEVVDSTDPSRVGIAGRIVDETMRTLLIREGEPEGSSGVKRVPKIGTTLEVRLTDEPAAAPKAAGTASKPASGDPDSETQTTGDGAAYVTVDGVVLLSRPALRTEKGVNSQWR, encoded by the coding sequence ATGCTCACGCCGGAGACCCTCCCGCGCCACGAACTCGTCGGCCTCCACGCGGAGGTCGTCGACTCGACCGACCCATCGCGGGTCGGTATCGCGGGACGCATCGTCGACGAGACGATGCGAACCCTCCTCATACGCGAGGGGGAACCCGAAGGTTCTTCAGGCGTGAAGCGCGTTCCCAAGATAGGAACGACGTTAGAGGTCAGACTCACAGATGAACCCGCAGCCGCCCCGAAGGCGGCTGGGACCGCGTCGAAACCCGCCAGTGGCGATCCAGATTCGGAGACCCAAACTACGGGCGACGGCGCGGCCTACGTTACGGTGGATGGAGTCGTTCTGCTCTCACGACCCGCGCTGCGAACAGAGAAAGGAGTCAATTCACAATGGCGATAG
- a CDS encoding 30S ribosomal protein S17 has protein sequence MAIGLNVSEPDGTCADESCPFHGNLSVRGQVIEGEVASTAMDKTVVVEREYDVFVPKYDRYMKRRSRVSVHAPECFDLAEGDTVRIAETRPLSKTKSHVVVELVEGEE, from the coding sequence ATGGCGATAGGACTGAACGTATCCGAGCCCGACGGCACCTGCGCTGACGAGAGCTGTCCGTTCCACGGAAACCTTTCCGTGCGCGGTCAGGTCATCGAAGGCGAGGTCGCCAGTACGGCCATGGACAAAACCGTCGTCGTCGAGCGCGAATACGACGTATTCGTGCCGAAGTACGACCGGTACATGAAGCGACGCTCCCGCGTCAGCGTTCATGCACCCGAGTGCTTCGACCTCGCGGAAGGCGACACGGTTCGTATAGCTGAAACCCGACCGCTCTCGAAGACCAAATCTCACGTGGTCGTCGAACTCGTGGAGGGTGAAGAATAA
- a CDS encoding 50S ribosomal protein L14 gives MEAIKADVTQGLEKGSLIRCADNTGARELKITSVAGYQGTKNRHPKAGVGDKVTVSVTKGTPEMRRQVLEAVIVRQRKSIRRPDGQRVKFEDNAAVIIDDMEEPRGTEIKGPITREVAERWGSIASTATMIV, from the coding sequence ATGGAAGCGATCAAGGCAGACGTCACGCAGGGTCTCGAGAAGGGCTCGCTCATCCGGTGTGCGGACAACACCGGCGCGCGAGAACTCAAGATCACGAGCGTCGCCGGCTACCAGGGGACGAAGAACCGCCACCCCAAAGCCGGCGTCGGTGACAAGGTCACCGTCTCCGTCACGAAGGGGACGCCCGAGATGCGCCGTCAGGTTCTCGAAGCCGTCATCGTGCGGCAGCGCAAGTCCATCCGGCGACCGGACGGACAGCGCGTGAAGTTCGAGGACAACGCGGCCGTCATCATCGACGACATGGAAGAACCCCGCGGGACCGAGATCAAGGGCCCGATCACGCGCGAGGTCGCGGAGCGCTGGGGTAGCATCGCAAGCACCGCGACGATGATCGTATAG
- the rplX gene encoding 50S ribosomal protein L24, translated as MSEQPRKQRTRSERASLHERQKQVRAHLAEGLREEYGQRHVRVNAGDTVEVQRGDYAGTEGEVTNVDLRDASVYVEDVTVAAADGEDVPRPLDASNLVVTELDLEDDVRAERIEGDNE; from the coding sequence ATGTCTGAGCAACCACGCAAACAGCGAACTCGATCGGAGCGCGCGAGCCTCCACGAGCGACAGAAGCAGGTTCGCGCTCACCTCGCGGAAGGCCTCCGAGAGGAGTACGGTCAGCGTCACGTTCGCGTGAACGCTGGCGACACCGTCGAGGTGCAGCGCGGTGACTACGCCGGCACGGAAGGCGAAGTCACGAACGTCGACCTTCGCGACGCCTCCGTCTACGTGGAGGACGTGACGGTCGCCGCCGCGGACGGCGAAGACGTGCCGCGTCCCCTGGACGCGAGCAACCTCGTCGTCACCGAGCTCGACCTGGAGGACGACGTGCGCGCAGAACGCATCGAAGGTGACAACGAATGA
- a CDS encoding 30S ribosomal protein S4e: MTKHQKRLSVPKSWPVERKTDTFTAKATAGPHGESGVPLVVVLRDVLEYVNTKKEAKYAINNAGVLVNGGTVQDVNRPIGMFDILAFPDRDEYYRVFPDEGGRLGLTGIDEDAAGSKLGKIEDKTLVSGGGVQLNLHDGQNILVEEDEYSGTDSVVVDNETNEIVAHFVFEEGALVTAVAGQHAGDIGEIDEIQVAPGSADNTIVVSTDDGSFETVQDYVVVIDENFVGDEDADESAGDGE; the protein is encoded by the coding sequence ATGACGAAACACCAGAAACGACTCTCCGTTCCGAAGTCGTGGCCCGTCGAGCGGAAGACGGACACGTTCACGGCGAAGGCGACCGCCGGCCCCCACGGGGAATCCGGCGTGCCGCTCGTCGTCGTGCTTCGCGACGTGCTGGAGTACGTGAACACGAAGAAGGAAGCGAAGTACGCCATCAACAACGCGGGCGTGCTCGTCAACGGCGGAACCGTGCAGGACGTCAACCGTCCCATCGGGATGTTCGACATCCTCGCGTTCCCCGACCGCGACGAGTACTACCGCGTGTTCCCCGACGAGGGCGGCCGCCTCGGCCTCACGGGTATCGACGAGGACGCAGCCGGTTCGAAACTCGGGAAAATCGAGGACAAGACGCTCGTCAGCGGTGGCGGCGTCCAGCTCAACCTCCACGACGGCCAGAACATTCTGGTCGAGGAAGACGAGTACAGCGGGACCGACTCGGTCGTCGTCGACAACGAGACGAACGAGATCGTCGCGCACTTCGTCTTCGAGGAGGGCGCGCTCGTCACCGCCGTCGCCGGCCAGCACGCCGGGGACATCGGCGAGATCGACGAGATTCAGGTCGCTCCCGGTAGCGCGGACAACACCATCGTCGTCAGCACCGACGACGGCTCGTTCGAGACCGTGCAGGACTACGTCGTCGTCATCGACGAGAACTTCGTGGGTGACGAGGACGCCGACGAGTCTGCGGGTGATGGCGAATGA
- a CDS encoding 50S ribosomal protein L5 — translation MSEAEFDNEMREPRVEKVVVHMGVGQGGRDLQNAEEILEEVAGQESVRTTAKRTEPEFGIREGDPIGAKVTLRGEDAADFLSRALPVADLSESKFDKTGNVSFGVEEHTDFPSQEYDPNIGIYGLDVTVNLVRGGYRVSKRDARTRQIPSNHRLTPEDAIRFLEANFDVEVDA, via the coding sequence ATGAGCGAAGCCGAGTTCGACAACGAGATGCGCGAACCGCGCGTCGAGAAGGTCGTCGTCCACATGGGCGTCGGCCAGGGTGGCCGCGACCTCCAGAACGCCGAGGAGATTCTGGAGGAGGTCGCCGGCCAGGAGTCCGTTCGAACCACTGCGAAGCGCACCGAACCCGAGTTCGGGATCCGCGAGGGCGACCCGATCGGCGCGAAGGTCACGCTCCGCGGCGAGGACGCGGCGGACTTCCTGTCTCGTGCGCTCCCCGTCGCCGACCTCAGCGAGTCCAAGTTCGATAAGACTGGGAACGTGAGCTTCGGCGTCGAGGAACACACGGACTTCCCGAGCCAGGAGTACGACCCGAACATCGGGATTTACGGGCTTGACGTCACCGTCAACCTCGTCCGCGGCGGGTATCGCGTGTCGAAGCGCGATGCGCGCACGCGACAAATCCCGTCGAATCACCGACTGACGCCCGAGGACGCCATCAGGTTCCTCGAAGCGAACTTCGACGTCGAGGTGGACGCATGA
- a CDS encoding 30S ribosomal protein S14, producing MSDEHEETGQSHECRRCGRNQGLVGKYDIWLCRQCFREIARTMGFKKYS from the coding sequence ATGAGCGACGAACACGAAGAAACCGGCCAGTCCCACGAGTGCCGCCGCTGCGGCCGCAATCAGGGTCTCGTCGGGAAGTACGACATCTGGCTGTGCCGACAGTGCTTCCGCGAGATCGCTCGGACGATGGGATTCAAGAAGTACAGCTAA
- a CDS encoding 30S ribosomal protein S8, with protein MTGKDPLADALSGLDNSESVGHLTYTVSTASNMVGSVLEVLYDRGYIDGFEYVEDGKGGTFEVELKGAINECGPVKPRYSAGVDDFEKWEKRFLPARDYGTLVVTTSRGIMSHYEAREQGVGGQVIAYVY; from the coding sequence ATGACAGGAAAAGACCCACTCGCCGACGCCCTCTCGGGACTCGATAACTCCGAGAGCGTCGGCCACCTCACCTACACGGTATCGACCGCCTCGAACATGGTCGGCTCCGTCCTCGAGGTCCTCTACGACCGCGGGTACATCGACGGGTTCGAATACGTCGAAGACGGCAAGGGCGGCACGTTCGAGGTCGAACTGAAGGGTGCCATCAACGAGTGCGGCCCGGTCAAGCCCCGTTACTCTGCGGGCGTCGACGACTTCGAGAAGTGGGAGAAGCGATTCCTCCCCGCCCGTGACTACGGGACGCTCGTCGTGACGACCAGCCGCGGCATCATGAGCCACTACGAGGCCCGCGAACAGGGCGTCGGTGGCCAAGTAATCGCATACGTCTACTAA
- a CDS encoding 50S ribosomal protein L6, with translation MARIELEIPDDVTVEVDRLDVTVDGPEGSVTRRLWYPDVSVSVDDDQVVIESDTENRKTTATMGTFESHLSNMFHGVSDGWEYRMEVHYSHFPMQVTVEGDEVVIENFLGERAPRRTPVRGDTDVQVDGEELTLSGPSKEDVGQTAADIEQLTRVTDKDTRVFQDGVYIVEKPTGGA, from the coding sequence ATGGCACGAATAGAACTCGAAATTCCGGACGACGTGACGGTCGAGGTCGACCGCCTCGACGTGACGGTGGACGGCCCGGAGGGGTCCGTGACGCGACGCCTCTGGTACCCCGACGTGAGCGTGTCCGTCGATGACGACCAGGTCGTCATCGAGAGTGACACCGAGAACCGCAAGACGACCGCGACGATGGGGACGTTCGAGAGCCACCTCTCGAACATGTTCCACGGCGTGAGCGACGGCTGGGAGTACCGGATGGAAGTCCACTACTCTCACTTCCCGATGCAGGTGACCGTCGAGGGCGACGAAGTGGTCATCGAGAACTTCCTCGGTGAGCGCGCGCCCCGACGAACGCCCGTTCGCGGCGACACCGACGTCCAGGTGGACGGCGAGGAACTCACCCTCTCCGGCCCCAGCAAGGAGGACGTCGGGCAGACCGCCGCCGACATCGAACAGCTCACCCGGGTGACGGACAAGGACACGCGCGTCTTCCAGGACGGCGTGTACATCGTCGAGAAACCCACGGGAGGTGCCTAA
- a CDS encoding 50S ribosomal protein L32e, whose product MADEPQELEDISGVGPSKAEALREAGYESIDDVKAASQSELADVDGVGNALAARIKADVGGLEVESETEGEVEEAEPAEEEEETGEEVETELVPRGHAEKTPDLDEETKRLLSQRDRIGTPQFNRQDHHKKKRVSTSWRRPRGTLSKQRRGIKGKGDTVQAGFRSPTAVRGKHPSGFEDVLVHNANDLDDLDPDTEAARIASKVGDRKRETIEDKAEDLGIRVLNPTYVEVEVEGDNE is encoded by the coding sequence ATGGCTGACGAACCACAAGAACTCGAAGACATCTCCGGCGTTGGACCGTCCAAGGCCGAAGCGCTCCGCGAAGCCGGCTACGAGAGCATCGACGACGTGAAGGCGGCGAGCCAGAGCGAACTGGCCGACGTCGACGGCGTCGGGAACGCGCTCGCGGCCCGTATCAAGGCCGACGTCGGCGGACTCGAAGTCGAGTCCGAGACGGAGGGCGAGGTCGAGGAGGCCGAGCCCGCGGAGGAAGAAGAAGAGACCGGGGAGGAAGTCGAGACGGAACTCGTCCCGCGCGGGCACGCGGAGAAGACGCCCGACCTGGACGAGGAGACGAAGCGCCTGCTCTCGCAGCGCGACCGCATCGGCACGCCCCAGTTCAACCGACAGGACCACCACAAGAAAAAGCGCGTCTCCACGTCGTGGCGACGCCCCCGCGGCACGCTCTCGAAGCAGCGCCGCGGCATCAAGGGGAAGGGCGACACCGTGCAGGCGGGCTTCCGCTCGCCGACGGCCGTTCGGGGCAAGCACCCGAGCGGGTTCGAGGACGTTCTCGTGCACAACGCGAACGACCTCGACGACCTCGACCCCGACACGGAAGCCGCCCGCATCGCCTCGAAGGTCGGCGACCGGAAACGCGAGACCATCGAGGACAAGGCGGAAGACCTCGGGATTCGCGTCCTCAACCCCACCTACGTGGAAGTCGAAGTGGAGGGAGACAATGAGTGA
- a CDS encoding 50S ribosomal protein L19e, whose amino-acid sequence MSDLSAQKRLAADVLDVGENRVWFDPEEQGEIVDAITREDIRELVDEGIIQSKDARGNSRGRARERNEKRAYGHRKGPGTRKGKAGARQNEKEQWEAKIRAQRRTLRELRDDGELTPSQYRELYNMANGGEFDSVARLETYIDEHYGEN is encoded by the coding sequence ATGAGTGACCTGAGCGCACAGAAGCGGCTCGCAGCCGACGTCCTCGACGTCGGTGAGAACCGCGTCTGGTTCGACCCCGAAGAACAGGGCGAAATCGTCGACGCCATCACGCGAGAGGACATCCGCGAACTCGTCGACGAGGGAATCATTCAGTCGAAGGACGCCCGCGGGAACTCCCGTGGCCGCGCACGCGAGCGCAACGAGAAACGCGCGTACGGCCACCGGAAGGGCCCCGGTACCCGGAAGGGCAAGGCGGGCGCTCGGCAGAACGAGAAGGAACAGTGGGAGGCGAAGATTCGCGCGCAGCGACGGACGCTCCGCGAACTCCGCGACGACGGCGAACTCACGCCCAGCCAGTACCGCGAACTCTACAACATGGCGAACGGTGGCGAGTTCGACAGCGTCGCGCGCCTCGAAACGTACATCGACGAACACTACGGTGAAAACTAA
- a CDS encoding 50S ribosomal protein L18, translating to MATGPRYKVPMRRRREVRTDYHQRLRLLKSGKPRLVARKSNNHVTAQLVVTGPNGDETVASATSEDLSEYGWDAPTGNLPTAYLTGLLAGQRAVDAGLEEAVLDIGLNTATKGSKVFAIQEGAIDAGLDIPHNDDVFADWQRTRGSHIAEYAESREDGLYSGDFDATELPEHFDDVLETITED from the coding sequence ATGGCAACTGGACCACGCTATAAGGTGCCGATGCGGCGACGCCGCGAGGTCCGGACCGACTACCATCAGAGGTTGCGCCTCCTCAAGTCGGGGAAACCCCGGCTTGTCGCTCGCAAGAGCAACAACCACGTCACGGCGCAGCTGGTCGTCACCGGACCCAACGGCGACGAAACCGTCGCATCCGCGACGTCCGAAGACCTCTCCGAGTACGGCTGGGACGCCCCGACGGGCAACCTCCCGACCGCGTACCTCACCGGCCTCCTGGCCGGGCAGCGAGCCGTCGACGCCGGTCTCGAGGAAGCCGTCCTCGACATCGGCCTGAACACGGCAACGAAGGGGTCGAAGGTCTTCGCGATTCAGGAAGGCGCTATCGACGCCGGCCTCGACATCCCGCACAACGACGACGTCTTCGCGGACTGGCAGCGTACTCGCGGTTCGCACATCGCGGAGTACGCGGAGTCCCGAGAGGACGGCCTGTACAGCGGCGATTTCGACGCCACGGAACTGCCCGAGCACTTCGACGACGTGCTCGAAACGATTACGGAGGACTAA
- a CDS encoding 30S ribosomal protein S5, whose amino-acid sequence MSYDSWQPKTRLGRLVQDGEIDTMSDALNTGLPLKEPEIVDTLLPGMDDEVLDINMVQRMTDSGRRVKFRCSVVVGNRDGFVGYAEGRDDQVGGAIEKAIGIAKLNIIDVSRGCGSWECGCGRPHTVALKTTGKAGSVEVELRPAPRGLGLAGGETVRHVLDLAGIEDIWTRSSGKTRTTVNFAKAAFNALRNTAEARIPERTREKREVIE is encoded by the coding sequence ATGAGCTACGACAGCTGGCAACCCAAGACACGCCTCGGTCGTCTCGTCCAGGACGGCGAGATCGACACGATGTCGGACGCGCTCAACACCGGCCTCCCGCTTAAGGAGCCCGAAATCGTCGACACTCTCCTCCCGGGGATGGACGACGAAGTGCTGGACATCAACATGGTTCAGCGCATGACGGACTCCGGCCGCCGCGTGAAGTTCCGATGCTCGGTTGTCGTCGGGAACCGCGACGGCTTCGTCGGGTACGCCGAGGGGCGTGACGACCAGGTCGGCGGCGCCATCGAGAAGGCGATCGGTATCGCGAAACTGAACATCATCGACGTTTCCCGCGGCTGTGGGTCGTGGGAGTGTGGCTGCGGGCGTCCGCACACGGTCGCGCTCAAGACGACCGGCAAGGCCGGGAGCGTCGAAGTCGAACTCCGTCCCGCCCCGCGCGGCCTCGGTCTCGCGGGCGGTGAGACGGTTCGGCACGTGCTCGACCTCGCCGGTATCGAGGACATCTGGACGCGGTCGTCCGGGAAAACTCGGACGACGGTGAACTTCGCGAAAGCGGCGTTCAACGCGCTCCGGAACACGGCGGAGGCACGCATCCCCGAGCGCACGCGCGAGAAGCGCGAGGTGATCGAGTGA